From Toxotes jaculatrix isolate fToxJac2 chromosome 1, fToxJac2.pri, whole genome shotgun sequence, a single genomic window includes:
- the nrn1lb gene encoding neuritin 1-like b, whose product MMKSRPGTPTILLPIALCLGLVPVCLGAAIPVSCGSIYKSFAQCLLTLGDSLVETQKDQSTQDIDAICRSWNAFHVCANSALAGCPGEAAAVWESLRQESRKAQFSGNLYDMCASRTTLPPSTVPAPQSPPTSDLTNQETLKGQTYKHSPTLSTLLIPVCSTLLVLLRS is encoded by the exons ATGATGAAGTCCCGTCCGGGCACCCCAACTATTCTGCTGCCCATTGCTCTCTGCCTCG GCTTGGTCCCTGTGTGTTTGGGAGCTGCAATCCCTGTTTCATGTGGTTCCATCTACAAGAGTTTTGCTCAGTGTTTACTCACTCTTGGGGACAGTTTGGTAGAAACACAAAAAGACCAGAGCACACAGGACATTGATGCAATctgcag GTCCTGGAATGCGTTCCACGTTTGCGCTAACTCAGCTCTGGCCGGCTGTCCTGGAGAGGCAGCAGCTGTCTGGGAGTCTCTGAGACAAGAGTCCAGGAAGGCGCAGTTTTCTGGGAACCTCTACGACATGTGTGCCAGCCGCACCACCCTCCCACCCAGCACCGTGCCTGCACCCCAGAGTCCCCCCACCTCTGACCTGACCAAtcaggaaacactgaaagggCAAACATACAAGCACAGCCCCACTCTCAGCACTCTGCTGATCCCTGTATGCAGTACGTTACTAGTCCTGCTCAGGAGTTAG
- the thap11 gene encoding THAP domain-containing protein 11, protein MPGFTCCVPGCYNNSHRDRDLRFYTFPKDTALRELWLRNISRAGVSGCFSTFQPTTGHRVCSVHFAGGRKTYSIRVPSLFPLRGVNERRSRRGRGRKVSAGVPAPAAAATSGIVITSVLGSTAEGAEGNAGGEASDDSITVVQIGQNGEYLGTARLPAQSEGTCYTAPVGSAGELTADDSSVEAVSAVHQLPVQYVSVTSSPLDHSYSLTTGTTSAELLRKLNEQRDIIALMEVKMKEMKATIRQLRVAEAKLQEEVRERDRLLYGNSVAFSVRKKI, encoded by the coding sequence ATGCCCGGGTTTACCTGCTGTGTGCCTGGCTGCTACAACAACTCGCACCGGGACCGGGACCTGCGCTTCTACACGTTTCCAAAGGACACCGCGCTGAGGGAGCTGTGGCTGAGGAACATCTCCCGGGCCGGGGTCAGCGGCTGCTTCAGCACCTTCCAGCCCACCACGGGGCACCGAGTCTGCAGCGTGCATTTCGCCGGCGGGAGGAAAACCTACAGCATCCGAGTACCGTCCCTTTTCCCTCTGCGGGGGGTGAATGAGCGCAGGAGTCGGCGGGGCAGAGGCAGGAAAGTGTCCGCGGGGGTTCCTGCCCCCGCCGCCGCAGCGACCTCCGGGATTGTCATCACCAGCGTCCTGGGCAGCACGGCGGAAGGAGCCGAGGGCAACGCTGGCGGCGAGGCGAGCGACGACAGCATCACCGTGGTTCAGATAGGCCAAAACGGGGAGTACCTGGGCACCGCGCGGTTGCCCGCCCAGTCAGAGGGGACTTGTTACACCGCGCCAGTCGGCAGTGCGGGCGAGCTCACAGCCGACGACTCGTCGGTCGAAGCCGTGTCCGCCGTGCACCAGCTGCCCGTGCAGTACGTCAGTGTGACCAGCAGCCCGCTGGATCACTCGTACTCGCTGACCACCGGTACCACGTCGGCCGAGCTGCTGCGGAAACTGAACGAGCAGCGGGACATCATCGCACTGATGGAGGTGAAGATGAAGGAGATGAAGGCGACCATCCGCCAGCTACGGGTGGCCGAGGCCAAACTGCAGGAGGAGGTGCGGGAGCGGGACCGGCTGCTGTACGGAAACTCGGTGGCTTTCAGCGTCCGGAAGAAAATCTGA